The DNA sequence AAAAGTGTTAGCTGGAGGAGGAGAAGGTTCCTCAAATTTCGAGGATATCGATAATGCTCCTGAGGAAAAGGAAAGAGGTATTACAATTGCAACTTCTCACGTAGAGTATGAGACTGCAAATCGTCACTATGCTCACGTAGACTGTCCAGGTCACGCAGATTATGTAAAGAATATGATTACTGGTGCTGCTCAGATGGATGGAGCTTTAATGGTAGTTTCTGC is a window from the Selenihalanaerobacter shriftii genome containing:
- a CDS encoding GTP-binding protein; the encoded protein is MSKEKFERTKPHVNIGTIGHVDHGKTTTTAAITKVLAGGGEGSSNFEDIDNAPEEKERGITIATSHVEYETANRHYAHVDCPGHADYVKNMITGAAQMDGALMVVSA